The Terriglobus roseus sequence GGAACGCACCTTGGCGGCACCCTTCAGCCGCTGATCACCATCGGCGAAACGCCCGCGGCGACCACACTCACATCGTCGACCCGCGTGACGGTGCGAGTCCCGGACGGCGCGATCTCAGGGGACGTCACGCTGCGGCTCGGCGAGAGCCATTCGAACACCCTGCCGCTGCGTGTGGCCGTGCCCATCGCAGACAATCTTCATCCGATCGCGAATCCGGCGATCGACGGTGAGGGCAATGTCTACGCAACCTTCTCCGGCTCCCGCGGGCAGGAAGTTCCTGTTTCCATCTTCCGTATCGACCGCGAGTTCAGTATGCGCGCCTTCGTGCGCGGCCTGCCCAACGCCAGCGGCCTGGCCTTTGGCCCAGACGGCTATCTCTACTGCTCTTCGCGCGCGGAGGGTACGGTCTACCGGATCAGCCCGGACGGCGCGATGGCACAGTGGGCAGAGGGCATGGGTGTCGCCACCGGCCTGGCCTTTGACGACGATGGCAACTGCTACGTGGGCGATCGCAGCGGCACCATCTTCAAGCTGAACACGCAGGGCGCAGTCTTCGTCTTCGCGACGCTGGAGCCCTCTGTTTCGGCCTATCACCTCGCCTTCACCGGCGACGGCACACTCCTCGTCACTGGCCCCACAACCAGCAGCAACGAGGCCATCCACGCCATCTCGCCCGAGGGGGAAGTCAGCGTCTGGTATCGCGGCCTGGGCCGTCCGCAGGGCATGGCCGTCGACATGGACGACAACGTCTACGTCGCCGCTTCCCTGCACGGTGAGCGAGGCATCATCCGCATCACACCGCAGAAGGAAGCTTCCGTTGCCATCAGCGGCAGCGGCCTCGTGGGGCTGGCGTTCACCGACGACAACGCTGTAGTTCTCGCCACGACCAGCGGACTTTATACCGTGGAGATGGATGTTGAGGGACGCTTGAGCCGCTAAGGCCGCAGCGTGCATCGTAAGACCATCATGATCGCTGAAATTATCGCCGTCGGCAGCGAGATGCTGACGCCCTTCCGGCAAGACACCAACTCCCTCGCACTCACGGCCGAACTCAACAAGCTCGGCGTCTCTGTTGCGTTCAAGACCATCCTCGGCGACTCCATGGAGCAATTGACCGAGTGCGCGCGCATCGCGCTCCACCGCGCCGACATCGTCATCTTCTCCGGCGGCCTTGGTCCCACCGAAGACGACCTGACGCGCGAAGCTGTCGCTGCGGCGCTGGGTGTTGGCCTGACGCGCAATGAGACCGTGGTCGACGCATTGAAGGCGCGCTTCGCCAAGCGTGGCATCGCCATCCAGGCCATCAACTTCAAGCAGGGCGATGTCATCGACGGCGCAGAGCTGCTGCCCAACGCAAACGGTACCGCGCCCGGCCAGTGGATCGCCACAGAATACGAGGGCAAGCCACGCTACATCGTGCTGCTGCCTGGGCCGCCGAAGGAACTCACCGCGCTCTATGCCGACCAGGTGAAGCAGCGGCTGCAACGTGTCGTTCCACAGCAGCACATCGCCATCGGACAATTGCGCATGGCCGTCGTGCCGGAGAGCGAAGTCGACGCGCGCACCTCCCCGATCTACATGCAGTTCACCGACGTGCAGACAACGATCCTGAGCACACAGGGCGAGATCCAGCTCCACTTCGCCTGTGCGAAGCCAACGCTGGAAGAAGCACAGGCTCGCGTCGATGAAGTGCTGTCACTCTGCGAGCAGGAAATGATGGACTTCGTCTTTTCGGCTGATGGGGAGTCACTGGAGCAGGTCGTGCTGCTGATGATGGGCATGCGACACCTGACGCTCGCCACGGCCGAAAGCTGCACGGGCGGCCTGATCGCGCAACGGCTCACGGCTATCCCTGGTTCCTCGCGCTCATTTCTCGGCGGCGTTGTGGTGTATGCAGACGCTCTCAAGACAGCACTCGTCGACGTCCCCAAGCCATTGATTCAGCAACACGGCGCAGTCAGTGAAGAGGTCGCGCGTGCACTGGCCGAAGGCATCCGCATACGTACCGGCGCAGACCTGGGCATTGGCGTCACCGGCATCGCAGGCCCTGGCGGTGCGACCCTCAACAAGCCCGTGGGCCGCGTTTACCTTGCACTTGCCGATGCCAACGGTACAGAGGTCCGCGAACTCAACCTGATGGGCGACCGCGAACGGGTTCGCTGGTTCACCTCGCAACACGCTCTGAGCCTGCTGCGTCACAAGCTGCTGTAGCCACACGCTGATAGACTCAAGGTCCGCTATGACTCCTCTTCTTCTCTGGATCATCACGCTCGCCGTCGCCTACCTCATCGGGTCCATTCCGACGGGATATCTTCTTGTCCGGACCTTTCGCAATGAGGACATCCGCGAGACCGGCTCCGGCAACATTGGAGCGACCAACGTCGCTCGTTCCGGTGCCAAAGGTCTCGGCATTGCAACTCTCGTGCTCGATGCACTGAAGGGCGCGTTGGCCGTCGTGATCGCACAGCATATGGCTCAGGCGACCGGCTTCCCCAACGGCTACAGTCTCGAAGCGGTTGCCGGCCTGTTCGCCGTACTCGGCCACGTCTTCCCCGTCTGGCTTGGTTTCCGCGGCGGCAAGGGTGTTGCGACTGCAGCGGGTGTCTTCGCTGCCATGATGCCGCTCACAACGCTCATCTGCGTCGGGATTTTCGCTGTCGTATTCATGCTCACGCGTTATGTATCCCTGGCGTCCATCGTCGGCGCGATATCCCTTGCAGTGCTTTGCATTGTGTTCGACTCGCGACGACAGCCGATCGTAGACCTCGTCTATCTGGCGATGCCTGTACTGGTGATCGCGAAGCACCATGGGAACATCAGCCGGTTGCTCGCACACACAGAACCGAAATTTGGGACGAAGCCTACAGCATGAGCCGCATCGCAGTTCTGGGAGCAGGTGCTTGGGGAACGGCGCTGGCCTTGTCGCTGGCACGTCAGGGCCGTCACAGCGTTACCCTGTGGGCGCACACGCCTGCGCATGCGGAAGCGATGCAGCAAACCGGCGAGAACGCGAAGTTTCTTCCCGGCTTCCCCCTGCCGGCAGATCTCGCAGTCACAGCTTCACTCTCTGCCGCAGTGGATACGGCCGATGTGCTGTTGGCCGTGACGCCGTCGG is a genomic window containing:
- a CDS encoding IPT/TIG domain-containing protein; the protein is MTLLDHLRGHADPNAPHLVSVTPSAAMPDGVVDLRGTHLGGTLQPLITIGETPAATTLTSSTRVTVRVPDGAISGDVTLRLGESHSNTLPLRVAVPIADNLHPIANPAIDGEGNVYATFSGSRGQEVPVSIFRIDREFSMRAFVRGLPNASGLAFGPDGYLYCSSRAEGTVYRISPDGAMAQWAEGMGVATGLAFDDDGNCYVGDRSGTIFKLNTQGAVFVFATLEPSVSAYHLAFTGDGTLLVTGPTTSSNEAIHAISPEGEVSVWYRGLGRPQGMAVDMDDNVYVAASLHGERGIIRITPQKEASVAISGSGLVGLAFTDDNAVVLATTSGLYTVEMDVEGRLSR
- a CDS encoding competence/damage-inducible protein A, translated to MIAEIIAVGSEMLTPFRQDTNSLALTAELNKLGVSVAFKTILGDSMEQLTECARIALHRADIVIFSGGLGPTEDDLTREAVAAALGVGLTRNETVVDALKARFAKRGIAIQAINFKQGDVIDGAELLPNANGTAPGQWIATEYEGKPRYIVLLPGPPKELTALYADQVKQRLQRVVPQQHIAIGQLRMAVVPESEVDARTSPIYMQFTDVQTTILSTQGEIQLHFACAKPTLEEAQARVDEVLSLCEQEMMDFVFSADGESLEQVVLLMMGMRHLTLATAESCTGGLIAQRLTAIPGSSRSFLGGVVVYADALKTALVDVPKPLIQQHGAVSEEVARALAEGIRIRTGADLGIGVTGIAGPGGATLNKPVGRVYLALADANGTEVRELNLMGDRERVRWFTSQHALSLLRHKLL
- the plsY gene encoding glycerol-3-phosphate 1-O-acyltransferase PlsY yields the protein MTPLLLWIITLAVAYLIGSIPTGYLLVRTFRNEDIRETGSGNIGATNVARSGAKGLGIATLVLDALKGALAVVIAQHMAQATGFPNGYSLEAVAGLFAVLGHVFPVWLGFRGGKGVATAAGVFAAMMPLTTLICVGIFAVVFMLTRYVSLASIVGAISLAVLCIVFDSRRQPIVDLVYLAMPVLVIAKHHGNISRLLAHTEPKFGTKPTA